The Kocuria flava nucleotide sequence CGGATCGCGCGCGACCACGGGGTCGCCGCGGTCGCCCTGCACGGGCGCACCCTCGAGCAGCACTACTCCGGGACCGCCGACTGGGACGCGATCGCACGGCTGCGCGAGGCCCTGCCGGACATCCCGGTGCTGGGCAACGGGGACATCTGGAGCGCCGAGGACGCCGTGCGGATGGTCGAGCGCACCGGCGTGGACGGCGTGGTGGTCGGACGCGGCTGCCAGGGCCGCCCCTGGCTGTTCGGCGACCTCCAGGCCGCCTTCGAGGGCCGCGCCGAGCGCTTCCGCCCCGACCTCGCGACCGTCGCCGGCATCCTGCGCCGCCACGCCCAGCTGCTCGTGGAGACCTTCGGGGACGAGGGCAAGGGCGTGCGCGAGATCCGCAAGCACGTCGCCTGGTACTTCAAGGGCTACCCGGTGGGCGGGGAGCTGCGCGCCCGGCTCGCCCAGGTCCCCGACCTCGCGACCCTCGAGGCGCTGCTGGCCGAGCTCGACCCGGACGTCGGCTACCCGGGGACGGCGGTCGAGGGCCCCCGCGGCCGCGCCGGCTCCCCGCGCCGGGCCCACCTGCCCGACGGCTGGCTGGCCTCCCGGGAGCTCGGCGACGCCGAGCGCCTCGGGCTGACCGCCGCCGAGCTCGACGTCTCCGGCGGCTGAGCACCGCCCCCACCCGAGAGGACCGGCATGCACCACATCTCCGTCGAGGCCGACCGCCCGGCCGTGCCCGCCCCGGGCTACGAGCCCCGGGACGCCGAGCGGCGGGTGGCCGAGGAGCACCACAACCGCCACCGCTCGGACTTCGAGCGCGACCGGGCGCGGATCCTGCACTCCGCCGCGCTGCGGCGGCTGGCCTCGAAGACGCAGGTGGTCTCCCCGGACACCGACGACTTCGTGCGCAACCGGCTCACGCACTCCCTCGAGGTCGCCCAGATCGGCCGGGAGCTGGGCCGGATGCTCGGCTGCGACCCCGACGTCGTCGACGCCGCCTGCCTCTCCCACGACCTCGGCCACCCGCCGTTCGGGCACAACGGCGAGGCCGCCCTCGACGAGCTGGCCCGGTCGGTCGGCGGCTTCGAGGGCAACGCCCAGACCCTGCGCCTGCTCGCGCGCCTCGAGCCCAAGGTCCTCGACGACGACGGGCGCCCCGCCGGGCTCAACCTCACCCGCGCCGCCCTCGACGCCGCGTGCAAGTACCCCTGGCGCGCCGAGGACGCCCCGCTGCGCGCCGACGGCACCCGCTCCCGCAAGTTCGGCGTCTACGAGGACGACCTGCCCGTGTTCGCGTGGATGCGCGAGGGCGCGCCCGCGGGCACCACGTGCCTGGAGAGCCAGGTGATGGACCTCGCCGACGACATCTCCTACTCCGTGCACGACGTCGAGGACGCCATCGCCTCCGGGCTCGTGCAGCTGGGCTGGCTCGCCGACACCGCCCAGCGGGAGAAGGTCGTGGAGTGGACCCGCCGCTGGTACCTGCCGCACACCGACCCCGCCGTGCTCGACGCCGCCCTCACCCGCCTCGAGGACACCCCGCTGTGGCTGCGGGAGATGGACGGCTCCCACCGCGCCCTGGCCCGGCTGAAGAACATGACCAGCCAGCTCATCGGCCGCTTCGCGATGTCCGCCGAGCACGCCACCCGGGCCATCTACGGCGACGAGCCCCTGACCCGCTACGCCGCCCGGCTCGTGGTCCCCGAGGACACCGCCACCGAGATCGCCGTGCTCAAGGGCATCGCCACCGCCTACGTGATGACCGTCCGGGACGCGCAGCCGATCTACGAGAACCAGCGCGAGGTGCTCTCGATCCTCGTCACCGCGCTGATGGACACCGACGGCCGGCACCTCTCGGCCGCCTTCGCCGAGGACTGGCACGCCATCGGGGACGGCCCCGGCGCCGAGGCGGCACGGCTGCGGCTCGTCGTGGACCAGGTCGCGTCCCTCACCGACCTCTCCGCCGTCGCCCTCCACGACCGCATCCGCGGCACGCACTGGCGGGTGGGGGACAAGCCCCTCTGGTGAGCCCGGGCGGACCCCGGCGGCTCCCCGGCCCGCCGTCCCGTTCAACGGGTGTGAGCTGTGCCTCACGGGTGAGCCTCCCTACACTCGTCGAGTCCGCGCCCGTCTGCCCCTAGGAAGACCACCCATGTCCTCTGCCTCCGCCAACACCCCCGCGGCGTCCCGGCGCCCCGGGGGTGCGCCGATCCTGCGCTCCCGCGCCTGGGTCGCCCCCCTGTGCTGGACCGCCGTGCTCCTCGACGGCTTCGACGCCGTGGTCCTCGGCGCCGTCCTGCCCTCGATGCTCGAGGGCGGCGCCCTCGGCATGACCACCGCCGAGGGCACGGCCGTGGCCACCGCCGGCCTCGTCGGCATGATGATCGGCGCCCTCGCCATGGGCTACCTCACCGACCGGCTCGGCCGCCGGCGGATGCTCATCGGCGCCGTCGTGCTGTTCTCGCTGCTCACCTTCGCCGCCGCGTTCTCCCCGAACGTCCTCGTCCTCGGCCTGCTGCGCTTCCTCGCCGGCCTCGGCCTCGGCGGCTGCCTGCCGACCGCCATCGCCATGGTCACCGAGTTCGCCCGCCGCGGCCGGGGCTCCAACGCCACGACCGTCATGATGACCGGCTACCACGTGGGCGCCGTGCTCACCGCCGCCATCGCGATCGTGGTCGTGCGCCAGTTCGGCTGGCAGGAGATGTTCGTCCTCGGCTCCCTGCCCGCCCTCGTGCTCGTGCCCCTGATGCTGCGCTACCTGCCCGAGTCCCCGTCCTACCTCTCCTCCGCCGGGCGCACCGCCGAGGCCCGGGCCGTCGCCGAGCACTACGGCCTCGAGCTCGAGCACCACGCCCCCGGCGAGGACGCCGCCGAGAAGGTCGGCGCCTCGCTGCTGCTCTCCAGCGGGTGGCGGCGCAACTCGATCGCCATCTGGATCGCGTCCTTCATGGGCCTGCTGCTCGTCTACGGCCTCAACACCTGGCTGCCGCAGATCATGCGCGCCGCCGACTACGACCTCGGCAACTCCCTGGGCTTCCTGCTGATCCTCAACGTCGGGGCGGTCGCCGGCCTGTGGGTCTCCGGGCGCGTGGCCGACCGGATCACCCCGCGGGTCGCCGGGATCGCCTGGTTCCTCGGCTCGGCGGTGCTGCTCGCGGCGCTCGCGGTCAAGCTGCCGCTGGCCGGGATCTACGTCATGGTCTTCCTCACCGGCTGCTTCGTCTTCTCCTCCCAGGTGCTCGTCTACGCGTTCACCGCGGCCAACCACCCGCCCCGGGTGCGGGCCACGGCCCTGGGGATGTCCGCCGGCGTGGGCCGGCTCGGGGCGATCTCCGGGCCGATCGTGGGCGGCACCCTGCTCGGCGCCGGCCTGGCCTACCCGTGGGGCTTCTTCGCCTTCGCGGCCGTCGGCGCCCTGGGCGGGCTCGCCCTGACCGGCACGCGCACCCGCCAGGAGCTGCGCGAGACCGCCCGCTGAGGCGCACGGACCGCACCCGGCGCCGGGGGCGGGGTGCGGCGGCCCGTCCGCCGTGCCCCGCCCCCGCTGCACCTCCGGGGCCCGGGCGGGCGCGTCCGCCCGCACGCCTACACTGAACCCCGTGGCAGGACTGATCAGGCGCGAGGACATCGACGAGGTCCGCTCTCGCACGGACATCAAGGAGATCGTCGACGGCTACGTCACGCTCAAGAGCGCCGGCATCGGCTCGTGGAAGGGCCTGTGCCCGTTCCACGACGAGCGGACCCCCTCCTTCCACGTGCGCCCGCAGATGGGCACCTACCACTGCTTCGGCTGCGACGAGTCCGGGGACGTCATCGCGTTCCTGATGAACATCGACCACACCACCTTCACCGAGACCGTCGAGAAGCTCGCCGCGCGGATCGGCTACGAGCTGCACTACGAGCAGGGCTCCGGGCCCAAGAGGGAGGAGGTCGGCAGGCGCCAGCGGCTGCTGGACGCGCACAAGGTCGCCGCCGAGTACTTCCAGCGCAACCTCTACACCCGCCAGGCCGGCCCCGCCCAGCAGTTCCTGGGCGAGCGCGGCTTCGACGGTGACGCCGCCCGCCGCTACGGCGTCGGCTACGCCCCCCGCGGTTGGGACCACCTGCTCAAGCACCTGCGCGGGCGCGGCTTCACCGACCAGGAGCTCAAGCTCACGGGCATGTTCTCGGAGGGCAACCGCGGGCTCTACGACCGCTTCCGCGGCCGGCTCGTGTGGCCGATCCGCGCGGTGGCCGGGGAGGTCATCGGCTTCGGCGCCCGCAAGCTCTTCGACGACGACCAGGGTCCGAAGTACCTCAACACCCCCGAGACGCCCCTGTACAAGAAGTCCCAGGTGCTCTACGGGATCGACCTCGCCAAGCGGGAGATCGCCAAGCAGCGGCGCGTCGTCGTCGTCGAGGGCTACACCGACGTCATGGCCTGCCACCTCGCGGGCGTGCCCACCGCGGTCGCGACCTGCGGCACCGCCTTCGGTCCCGAGCACATCAAGATCGTCCGCCGCTTCCTCTCCGACAGCGGGGGCGGGGGAGAGGTCGTGTTCACCTTCGACGGCGACGCCGCCGGGCAGAAGGCGGCCCTGCGCGCCTTCGAGGAGGACCAGAAGTTCGTCGCCCAGACCTACGTGGCCGTCGAGCCCCACGGCATGGACCCCTGCGACCTGCGCCTGGCCCGCGGGGACGCCGCCGTCGTCGAGCTCGTCGGGACCCGCCGGCCCCTGTTCGAGTTCGCGATCCGGGCGACCCTGAAGAACTTCGACCTCGACACCATCGAGGGCCGGATCCGGGCGATGCGCGCGTGCGCGCCGATCGTCGCCCGCATCCGCGACCGCTCGCTGCGCCCCGCCTACGCCCGGCAGCTGGCCGGGTGGCTCGGCCTGGACCCCTCCGAGGTCCAGCGCGCGGTCGACGCCGCCGGGCGCGCGCCCCGCGAGGACCGGGCCCCGGCCCGCGCGCCCGAGGCGGAGCCCGCCGCCGAGCCCGGCGGGCAGCTGCCCGACCCCCGGGAGCCGGTGGCCCGGATGGAGCGGGAGGCCCTCGAGACCGTCATCCAGTGCGCCCACCTGCTCCAGGACCGGCACTGGGAGGAGTTCGGGCTCAGCGTCTTCCGCTACCCCGTCCACGGGGCGGTGCACGACGCCGTGCTCGCCGCCCGCTCCGGGCTGCCCGCCGGCACCGCCCCCGCCGGGCAGCCGTGGGTCGACGCCGTGCGCGGGCACCTGCCCGAGCCCCTGCACGGCTACCTCGCCGAGCTGGCCGTGACCCCGCTGCCCGCGACCACCGAGTCCCAGCTCGAGCGCTACACCGCCGACATCCTCAACCGGCTCTTCGAGCTGCAGATCAACCGGCGCAAGTCCGACCGGCTCGCCGAGCTGCAGCGCACCGACCCCACCGCCCAGCGCGAGCGCTACCAGCAGCTGCAGCGGGAGCTGCTCGAGCTCGAGATGCAGCGCCGCAGCCTGCGCCCGGACTGAGCGCCGCGCCCGCCGCCCCGGGGACCGGGGACCGGGACAATTTGGCGTTCGCGCGGCGGGGACGGTACAGTGATGGCTCGTTGCACGCGTGCGTGCACGGTCCCCCGTAGCTCAATTGGCAGAGCATTCGACTGTTAATCGAAGGGTTACTGGTTCGAGTCCAGTCGGGGGAGCAGCACAGGAGGCCCTCGCCGGCGGAACAGCCGGTGGGGGCCTTTTCCGTGCCCGCCGGGGTCACCGACGGCGAGACCCACGCCGCCCGGCCGCCCGGGACGGACTGCTACGACGCCTGCTGCGTGGACGACGTCCCCGGGTGCGCCGCCGCAGCGGCGGCACAGGGTGGTGCGCTGGTCAGCCGGCGGTCACCGGAGCCGGGCGCCCGACGTGGTCGGTGGCGGTCCCGACGCCGTGGGCCGCCCGCAGCACCGTGGCCTCCTCGAAGGCCCGCCCCATCGGCTGCAGCCCGATCGGCAGGCCCTCCGTGGTGGAACCGCACGGCACGGAGGTCGCCGGCAGCCCGGTGAGGTCGCCCGGGATGCACAGGCGGGTGTGGGCCTCGGTCGCGTGCTCGCCGGCGCCGCCGGGCCACTACACGATCAGGCCGTCGGCCGGCACCGCCGGCATCGGGGTGGTCGGGGCCAGGACGACGTCGACCTCGGAGAGCACCCGCTGCCAGGCGGCCTTGATCTGCCGGCGGTGGCGGTGGGCGTCGATGTGGTCGGCGGCGAGGATCGTCTCCCCGACCTCCAGGAACGCCCGGACGTCGTCGGTGTAGAGCTCGTAGTGCGAGCGCATGGTCTCGCGGTGGTGGGCGCTGGCCTCGGAGAGCATGATCGCCCACTCGGCGGCCTTGTACCGGTCGGCCAGCGGGGCGGTGACCGGCACGATCCGCGCTCCGGCCTCCCGGTAGACCTCCACGGCCCCGGCCACCGCGGCGGCGCCCTGTGGGTCGACGTCGTCGGTGACGTAGTTGTCCGGCACCCCGACCCGCAGACCCTGCACCGCGACCGCGAGCCCGGTGGTGGATTCCTCGTCGGGACGGTCCACGCTGGCCGGGTCGCGAGGGTCGCGAGGGTCGTGGCCGGCCAGGGCGGTGAGGACCACCGCGGCGTCGCGGACGCTGCGGGTGATCGGCCCGGCGTGGTCCAGGGACCAGGACAGGGAGGCGACCCCGTAGCGGGAGGTCCGCCCGCAGGGAGGTGACCAGCTCCACGGGGGAGAGCTCCCCGGCTGCGACGGCCGTCGAGATCTGGACGAGAGTGAGCTCATACGGTTCCACGGGCAGGTCCTTTCGAAGGGGCGCCGGTCACTGGACGCGGAAGGCGAAGTCCGGCGGGGTCTCGCCCAGGCCGGTGCCGCGCAGCGTTGCCATCAGCGCCTGGACGTCGCCGGCCAACGACCGGAAGGACTCCTGCTGCTGCGGCGGGATGCCCAGCCCGGTGGAGGCGGCCACCTCGTGCCACAGCTGCGGGTTCTCGGGGACGGTCATGATTCCTCGCTTCCCTCCTGGCCCCCTCGACCGGGGAGCCGTGCTGCCAGCGAGCCAAACCGTCTCCGGGGCGACTGCTCGACCGGCACCGGGCCGGGGCTCGTCAGTGGCGACTCACCGGCGCGGGCAGCGTTCCCGGAGGATGCGCGCCAGGGAGTGCAGGCGCCGACGGGCCGGGTGGCGGGCCTCCGAGAGCCGGGGCGGGCGCGTGAGGTGGGACCAGGAGCTGTACATCGCACTGCCCTCGGTGACCGCCATGCGGTTGAGCAACGACGGCTGGCCCCCGGGACCGATGACCCGGCAGGAGACCTTGTCATAGGTGTATCCGTCGTCGAGGGTGAACGTCGTCGCCGTCTGCCGCACCACGTGCCGGGCCACGGCGTGCTCAGCAGCGAGCATCCCGGGGTGCACGATGGCCCGCGCCCCCGGATGCGTGGCACCGCCGTAGTTGACGGACAGGGGGTCTGTCATGACAGGGAGCTCCAGGTGGAGGTGGGGGATCGGCGGGAGCTCGGGAGGCGCGCGCCGGGGTCCCCACCAGGGTACGTCGGTTCCTTGACGGGTCAACCACACAGGGCGAGCCGGCGTCACAGCCCGGGCCGCCGACCGGGCGGCCCGAAGCCTCTGGCCGCTCTGCTTCGCTGTGGGCGGGCCGGTGCCGCACGCCTCTCCTGCGGCGGCTGCACCGGGTCGAGGTCGAGGGGAACCCGCAGCCGATCAACCCGCTCTGCTACGAGGACACCGCGTGCGCCCGGCGGTGTGGCCGAGGCGGTTCGCCGGAGATCGTCGGGGATTCCGGGCCGGCGACGATCACGGGCGAGCCCTCGGGCCGGTCCTCGGCGGGCGCCCGGTGTGGGGCCCGGCACGTCACGAGGGACGTCGCATCAGCAGCGGAGGCCGCCCTGAACGACACCCGCACGTCCGTCGTCGGGCCCGTGCAGGGGACGACCGGAGGAAGAAGGCGGCGCGGACCGTCCGCGCCATCGACGGCCATGACGACGCCGCGTACGCCGGGGCCCGGGCCTCCCGCCGTCCGGGCAGCGGTACGCCCTGCGGAGCCGCGGCACCGAGCGGGCGCGGTCGGCATCCTGGGGCGGACCCGGGCCGGACCGCCGCCCCGGCGACGCGGGGGACTAGCGGGAGGAGCCGCGGTCCCGCGGTTCGCCCCGGTCCCTCGGGGCGGGCGCCTCGGGCCGGCCGGTCAGCGGGCCGGCGTCCTCGTCGGCCACCCGGTCGTCGTCCTCGTCCGTGTTCGCCGTCAGGGCGTCCTCGTCGAGGACGCTCAGGTGCTCCTGCTGCTGCTCGGCCCAGGCCTGGTCGCGGTCGTCGGGCTGGTGGGTCATCGTCGCGCTCCTCGCTCGATCGGCGGTGGTGGCCCGAATCCTACGCGCCGGCCGGGGGCCCTGCCCGGTTCAGGCGGGGACGTCCTCGCCGGCGGGGCGGTCCTCGAGGACCAGGTCCCAGCCGTGCGCCCCGCGCAGGACCGTGGCGCACCGTGCGGTGCCGTCCCGGTCGAACCAGCGCAGGGCCCCCTCGCGGAGATCGACCCGGTAGCCCGACTGTGCGGCCACCCACGCGGCCTCCGCCAGGGCGTCGTCGCGGCTCTGCGGCCAGGAGAACCAGCCGACCGCGGCCGCGGCGGCGTAGCCGAGGACGAGCGCGAGGGCGAGCACGCCCAGCAGGGGCGGGACGAACGGGATCCAGGTGAGGGACACCGACAGGGGCATCCCGACGACCGCGACCACGGCCGGGTTGTTCCAGCCGCGCGGTGCGGGGGTGCGGGGAACGCGGGCCACGTCGGCGAAGACGCGCACCGGGGCGCCGGTGGCGGTCGGGCGGGATCCGTCGAAGTGCTGCTGCAGGCTCACGGTGGTCTCCAGGGGCAGGCAGGAACAGCCGCCTGCTGCGGTCGGTGGGGAACGGGATCGGGGAGCCGGCACGGCGGTGGCTGCGCGCGCGTTTTCCGGGCCCCCCTCTGGTGTACCACCGGGGACGTCCGGGAGCGTCGTCGGGGGACCGTTCGTTTGCTCACACGGGACCCGCGGTACCGCCGAGGTCGCCCCCCGAGGTGGGTGCCCTCGATGACGACCCGGTAGTAGTTCCCGTCCGTGACGGGACCGTGAAGACCCCGAGATCCGTACTGCTTTGTAGCGCTGACCAGGAGTTTTACCTTGGTGACACCTACTCGGGTTGGGGGAAGCCATGAAGAGTCTGCGCACGATCGTCACCGGCCTCGCGGTCACGGGGCTGCTGGCCGCGGGAACCGTCCCGGCCGTCGCCGACGGCAGGGACGGCAGGGGTCACAAGGACGAGCACATCAAAGTGGTCCTCGTCGAGAAGCACGCGAGGAGCGGGCACAAGAAGGTCGTCGAGGAGAAGAAGGTCGACCTGAAGGAGGCCGCCCGCTACGCCGACCGCAAGTGCGAGGACGGCCACTACTGGAAGTTCTACCGGACCGCCAAGTGGGTCGAGGAGAAGGACAGGAAGTGGGTCGAGGTCTGCTCCTACGACCACCGCCACAACAAGCACAAGGACTACTACGTCTACTTCTCGGACGTGGATGCGAAGAAGCACGACCACCACGGCAGGCGCTGAGGTCCCTGCGGACGCCGTGAGCGGGAGGACCCGCCCGGGACGACCGGGCGGGTCCTCCCGTGCGTGCGGCCGGACCGTGTCCCCGGCCGTCGCGGCCGGCGGCCCGGTGCGCGCCCGGCGGCGCCGTCCCCGGTGGTAGCTTTGTGCTCAGTCAACGTACTATCCACGAGCATCCACGGAGGCGGGCATGAGTCACTCGGTAGGCCCCGGCACGGCCGGCACCTCGAAGGCGGGGACGGAGCACTCCGACCCCGGGGAGGCGTCGATCCTCGACGTCGTCAAGGTCTTCGCCCGGCTGCTGCCGAAGCAGCTGAAGGACGAGGCGCAGCTCGCCAAGCTCGAGCTCACCGACAAGGCCAAGACCCTCGGCAAGGGCGCCGCGTTCGTCGCCGTCGGCCTCGTGTTCCTGCTGCTGGCCACGATCGCGCTCGTGGGCGCGGCCATCGCCGGTCTCGCGCAGGTCATGCCGTCGTGGCTCGCGGCCCTGCTGCTCGCCGTGCTGTTCCTCGTGGTGCTCGCCGTGGCGGCGCTGATCGGCGTCTCGACGATCAAGAAGGCCCTGCCGCTGGTCCCGCGCAAGGCCGTGTTCGGCACCAAGTACGACCTCGGCGTCGTCAAGGAGGGCTCGGCCTACACCGAGGCGCGCGTCCAGCGCGAGGAGCAGCTGGCCCGCGAGCGCAAGGAGCAGGAGAAGCGCGAGGCCGCGCAGGACCCCGCCCGCCAGAAGCCGCCGGCTCCCACCGAGGAGCAGCTGCGCCACCGCCTGAAGCTGCGCCGCGAGCACCTGAAGACCCTGCGCGACGACGTCCAGGGCCGCGCCGAGACCATCCAGGCCGCGACCAAGGGCTTCGTGGACCGCACCGGGCGCACGGTGCGCTCGACCCCGAAGGACGTCCGGTCCGCGATGGGCGCCGCCCGCGGCACCCGTCCGGCCGGCGCGAGCGGCGGGCAGGGCGCGGGGCTGGGCGGGCGCTGGCAGCCGCTGACCGTCCTCGCCGTGGCCGGCAGCGCGTTCGTGGTGTTCCTGCGCAAGCTCTTCCGCTGACGCAGGGCCACGGCCGCGCCGTGGAGAAGAGCCCCGAGGGCCCGGGAGCACGCCGCTCCCGGGCCTTCGCCGTGCGTTCACCCGGAGGCCACGCGGGCGGGCGGGTCCGCCGGGTCCGCCCCGATAGACTCGCCGCTGTGGACGAAGGACGGTGGTCGGGATGAACCAGTGGCTGGCCGTCGTCCTCGCCGTCGCCTCGGCGCTGTGCCTGGCCGTGGGGACGCAGCAGCAGGGCACCGCCGTGGCCGACCGCGTGCCCGGCCGGCTGAGCCCCCGTGCCCTGCCCGCCCTCCTGCGCAGTCCGCGCTGGCTCCTGGGCCTGGGGCTGCTGGGGGCCGGCACGGCGCTCAACGTCACCGCCCTCGGTCTCGCGACCGTGACCGTGGTCCAGCCCATCGGCGTGGTGGCGCTCGTGGTCACGACCCTGCTCCACGCACGCCACCGGCGGCTGCGGATCAACCGCCGCACGTGGGCCGCGATCGGGATGTGCACCGCCGGCGGGGCCGTGTTCGTCACCTGCGCGGTCTCCGCCACCGACCCCGCACGCACCATCTCGCGGTGGGCCGAGCACACGGTCGTGCTGGCCCTCGTGGTCCTCGTGTGCGTGCTGGGCACCGCCGCCCTGCTGTTCCGCGGCAGCCTGGGCGGGACCTTCTACGTGGTGGGTGCCGGGATCCTCTACGGGTTCGTGGCCGTGCTCGTGCGCCTGACCCTGACCCGGATCCAGGGCAGCACCGGCGGGCCGCTGGACGACGTCAACTGGGCCGCCGTGGGCGTGGGCGCCGCGGCGGCGGTGCTCGGCGGGTGGTTCGTGCAGAGCGCCTTCGCCGGCGGGCCGCCCGACGTGGTGATCGCCGGGCTGACGGTCCTCGACCCGATGGTGGGCGTGCTGCTCGGCATGCTGGTGCTGGGGGAGGCCGCCGACGGCTTCTCCGTGGTCACCGGCGTGCTCATGGCCGTCGCCGGCGCCGTTGCTATAGTCGGGGTCGCCGTGCTCTCGCAGCACCACCCGGAGGTCCTCGCCCGCCGTGCGGCCCCCGCCGGGCCGCGGCCCCCCGCCCCCGGCGCCCCGGCGGCGGACCCCGCAGCCCCTGACCGCGCAGCACTCCACCGACCGGGAAGCCACGCTTGAGCGCCGAGACCACGACCCCCGACCGGCCCCTGACCGTCCTGCTGGGCGCGGAGACCTACCCGCCCGACGTCAACGGCGCCGCGCAGTTCGCCCACCGCCTCGCGCGCGGCCTGCACGAGCAGGGCCACCGCGTGCACGTGGCGTGCATGCGCCCCGAGCCGGGGCCGTCGCAGCGGCGGGAGGACGACGGCGTGGTCGAGCACCGCCTGCGCTCCCACCACGCCTTCACCCACCCCTACTTCCGGCTGTGCCTGCCCTGGGAGGTCCTCGGGCCGATCCGCCGGATCCTCGACGAGGTGCGCCCGGACGTGGTGCACGTGCAGTGCCACTACATCCTCGGGCGCCTGCTCGTGCGCGAGGCCCGCCGCCGCGGCATCCGCACCGTGGGCACCAACCACTTCATGCCGGAGAACCTCGAGCCGTTCCTGCCCTTCCCCGGCTGGTTCCTGCGCTGGTACCGGGGCGTGTCGTGGCGGGACATGGTCCGGGTGCTCGGCCGCTGCGACGTCGTGACGGCCCCGACCCCGCTGGCCGTGGCCACGATGCGGGAGAACGGCTTCCCGGACTCGGTGCTGGCCGTCTCCAACGGGATCCGGATCGGCGACTACGAGCCGCGCCCGGGGGAGCGGGCCGGCGCGCCGGACCGGCCCACCGTCCTGTTCGTGGGCCGGCTCGCCGTGGAGAAGAACGTGGACGTGCTCGTCGAGGCCGTCGCCCGGCTGCGCCGCGAGCACGGCCTGGACGTGCGCGCCGAGCTCGCCGGCGACGGCGAGCAGCGCCCCCGTCTCCAGGAGCTGGCCCGCCGCCACGGCGTGGCCGACCGGGTGGACTTCCTCGGCCACGTCAGCGACGAGCAGCTGCGGGAGGCCTACCTGCGGGCCGACGTGTTCTGCCAGCCGGGCACCGCGGAGCTGCAGTCGCTGGTCACCCTCGAGGCGATGTCCGCGGCCCGTCCCGTGGTCCTCGCCGACGCCCGCGCCCTGCCGCACCTGGTGGACGAGGGCGTCAACGGGTGGCTGTTCGCCCCCGGCGACGCCGCTGACCTCGCCGAGAAGCTGGCCCGGGTGCTCGGCGCCCCGCCGCAGGAGCGGGCCCGGATGGGGCGGGCCAGCCGGCGCAAGGTCGAGCGGCACAGCTTCCCGCGCACCCTCGAGACCTTCGTGCGGCTCTACCGCGGGCAGCCGGTGGAGCAGGCTCCGGGGCCGCACGCCCACGACGGCGGGGACCGGCCCCGCCGGCTCCTGCGGCTGCGCGGCCCGCGGCCGGTCCGGGCCGCGCGCGTGCGGTAACGTGGAGCTGCGCCGCCGGGGCCCCGCCCCGGCGCGGGGCCGTAGCTCAGCTGGTCAGAGCAGAGGACTCATAATCCTTCGGTCGCGGGTTCAAGCCCCGCCGGCCCTACCCCCCGCACCCGAGAGGCCCCGGACCCCGTCCGGGGCCTCCGCTCGTCGCCGCCCGGCCAGGTCCGCGGGCACGGGCAGCAGCACCGAGGGCTCCAGGGCGCCGACGAACAGCAGCGGGTTGAGGTAGTCCCGGTCGCGGCGCACGCCCCAGTGCAGGCAGGTTCCCGGGTCGCAGTGGTCCCGGCCGCGCAGGGTGCCCACCGCCTGGCCGCGGCGCACGCGGTCCCCGGGCCGCAGGGAGGACTCCACCGGCTCGAAGCTCGAGCGCAGCCCCGCCCCGTGGGCCACGGTGAGCACCGGACGGTCGACGACGACCCCCGACCAGCTGACGG carries:
- a CDS encoding MFS transporter; translation: MSSASANTPAASRRPGGAPILRSRAWVAPLCWTAVLLDGFDAVVLGAVLPSMLEGGALGMTTAEGTAVATAGLVGMMIGALAMGYLTDRLGRRRMLIGAVVLFSLLTFAAAFSPNVLVLGLLRFLAGLGLGGCLPTAIAMVTEFARRGRGSNATTVMMTGYHVGAVLTAAIAIVVVRQFGWQEMFVLGSLPALVLVPLMLRYLPESPSYLSSAGRTAEARAVAEHYGLELEHHAPGEDAAEKVGASLLLSSGWRRNSIAIWIASFMGLLLVYGLNTWLPQIMRAADYDLGNSLGFLLILNVGAVAGLWVSGRVADRITPRVAGIAWFLGSAVLLAALAVKLPLAGIYVMVFLTGCFVFSSQVLVYAFTAANHPPRVRATALGMSAGVGRLGAISGPIVGGTLLGAGLAYPWGFFAFAAVGALGGLALTGTRTRQELRETAR
- a CDS encoding deoxyguanosinetriphosphate triphosphohydrolase translates to MHHISVEADRPAVPAPGYEPRDAERRVAEEHHNRHRSDFERDRARILHSAALRRLASKTQVVSPDTDDFVRNRLTHSLEVAQIGRELGRMLGCDPDVVDAACLSHDLGHPPFGHNGEAALDELARSVGGFEGNAQTLRLLARLEPKVLDDDGRPAGLNLTRAALDAACKYPWRAEDAPLRADGTRSRKFGVYEDDLPVFAWMREGAPAGTTCLESQVMDLADDISYSVHDVEDAIASGLVQLGWLADTAQREKVVEWTRRWYLPHTDPAVLDAALTRLEDTPLWLREMDGSHRALARLKNMTSQLIGRFAMSAEHATRAIYGDEPLTRYAARLVVPEDTATEIAVLKGIATAYVMTVRDAQPIYENQREVLSILVTALMDTDGRHLSAAFAEDWHAIGDGPGAEAARLRLVVDQVASLTDLSAVALHDRIRGTHWRVGDKPLW
- a CDS encoding phage holin family protein, with the protein product MSHSVGPGTAGTSKAGTEHSDPGEASILDVVKVFARLLPKQLKDEAQLAKLELTDKAKTLGKGAAFVAVGLVFLLLATIALVGAAIAGLAQVMPSWLAALLLAVLFLVVLAVAALIGVSTIKKALPLVPRKAVFGTKYDLGVVKEGSAYTEARVQREEQLARERKEQEKREAAQDPARQKPPAPTEEQLRHRLKLRREHLKTLRDDVQGRAETIQAATKGFVDRTGRTVRSTPKDVRSAMGAARGTRPAGASGGQGAGLGGRWQPLTVLAVAGSAFVVFLRKLFR
- the dusB gene encoding tRNA dihydrouridine synthase DusB; protein product: MDTTTTQRPTHDPAPPARLDLPPLRLGRLTVDVPVVLAPMAGVTNKAFRRLCREYGGGLYVTEMVTARALVERRPESMRIIDHDPDETPRSIQIYGVDAVNVGRAVRMVVEEDRADHVDLNFGCPVPKVTKRGGGSALPWKTDLFTAIVRTAVEEASRGDVPVTVKMRKGIDDEHLTYLEAGRIARDHGVAAVALHGRTLEQHYSGTADWDAIARLREALPDIPVLGNGDIWSAEDAVRMVERTGVDGVVVGRGCQGRPWLFGDLQAAFEGRAERFRPDLATVAGILRRHAQLLVETFGDEGKGVREIRKHVAWYFKGYPVGGELRARLAQVPDLATLEALLAELDPDVGYPGTAVEGPRGRAGSPRRAHLPDGWLASRELGDAERLGLTAAELDVSGG
- the dnaG gene encoding DNA primase is translated as MAGLIRREDIDEVRSRTDIKEIVDGYVTLKSAGIGSWKGLCPFHDERTPSFHVRPQMGTYHCFGCDESGDVIAFLMNIDHTTFTETVEKLAARIGYELHYEQGSGPKREEVGRRQRLLDAHKVAAEYFQRNLYTRQAGPAQQFLGERGFDGDAARRYGVGYAPRGWDHLLKHLRGRGFTDQELKLTGMFSEGNRGLYDRFRGRLVWPIRAVAGEVIGFGARKLFDDDQGPKYLNTPETPLYKKSQVLYGIDLAKREIAKQRRVVVVEGYTDVMACHLAGVPTAVATCGTAFGPEHIKIVRRFLSDSGGGGEVVFTFDGDAAGQKAALRAFEEDQKFVAQTYVAVEPHGMDPCDLRLARGDAAVVELVGTRRPLFEFAIRATLKNFDLDTIEGRIRAMRACAPIVARIRDRSLRPAYARQLAGWLGLDPSEVQRAVDAAGRAPREDRAPARAPEAEPAAEPGGQLPDPREPVARMEREALETVIQCAHLLQDRHWEEFGLSVFRYPVHGAVHDAVLAARSGLPAGTAPAGQPWVDAVRGHLPEPLHGYLAELAVTPLPATTESQLERYTADILNRLFELQINRRKSDRLAELQRTDPTAQRERYQQLQRELLELEMQRRSLRPD